One region of Camelina sativa cultivar DH55 chromosome 6, Cs, whole genome shotgun sequence genomic DNA includes:
- the LOC104698703 gene encoding uncharacterized protein LOC104698703, giving the protein MTTNHVNSAANLPNIDGHRQIMDQYENPYFLHSSDHAGMILVSDHLASGSDFHSWRRSMRMALNVRNKLGFINGSIPQPPSDHCDSGSWSRCNDMVSTWITNSVPKKIGQSLLFVPTAEGICKSLMSPFKQDDAPRVFQIEQRLNSIQKGAMDVTAYYTELVTLWEEYKNYVELHVCSCGKYECNTTALREKLQQRGRVTKFLMGLNEVYEPTHRHILMLKPVPSIDDVFHMVESNERQKTLVPSTKVDKVVFQSTGPPDLTSGYCSTNLEGVDNGGYYGPIENVAYAAFRPIQKPFCTHCGRSGHTVQKCYKLHGYPPGHKFGLRLPPNSQGYSTSYQPCAQSQPPGVRPQPQQSQYQFPRPNA; this is encoded by the coding sequence ATGACGACAAATCATGTGAATTCAGCTGCGAATCTCCCAAATATTGATGGACATCGCCAAATCATGGATCAGTATGAGAATCCTTATTTTCTTCATTCATCAGATCACGCAGGGATGATTTTGGTCTCGGATCATCTCGCATCTGGATCTGATTTCCATTCTTGGCGCCGTTCAATGCGTATGGCTCTCAATGTCAGGAACAAGTTGGGGTTTATCAATGGAAGCATTCCACAGCCTCCTAGTGATCATTGTGATTCAGGTTCGTGGTCTCGTTGCAATGATATGGTTTCTACATGGATTACGAATTCTGTTCCCAAGAAGATTGGGCAGAGTTTGCTTTTTGTACCTACTGCTGAAGGTATCTGCAAGAGTTTGATGTCACCTTTTAAACAAGATGATGCTCCGAGAGTTTTCCAGATTGAACAGCGTTTGAATTCGATACAGAAAGGGGCTATGGATGTCACTGCGTATTATACAGAATTGGTTACTCTTTGGGAAGAGTATAAGAATTACGTTGAGCTCCATGTTTGTTCTTGTGGAAAATATGAATGTAACACAACCGCTTTAAGGGAGAAATTACAACAACGTGGAAGAGTAACAAAGTTCTTGATGGGTTTGAATGAGGTTTATGAACCAACACATAGACACATTTTAATGTTGAAACCGGTTCCTTCTATTGATGATGTGTTTCATATGGTGGAGTCTAATGAGAGGCAGAAGACTCTTGTACCCTCTACAAAAGTGGATAAAGTTGTTTTCCAAAGTACAGGTCCACCTGATCTTACTTCTGGTTATTGTTCTACTAATCTTGAGGGAGTAGATAATGGTGGTTACTATGGTCCTATTGAGAATGTTGCTTATGCTGCGTTTAGGCCAATTCAGAAGCCGTTTTGTACTCATTGTGGTCGTTCTGGACACACAGTGCAGAAGTGCTATAAACTTCATGGCTATCCTCCTGGTCACAAGTTTGGTCTGAGGCTTCCTCCAAACTCACAAGGTTATTCGACTTCTTATCAGCCATGTGCTCAAAGTCAACCACCCGGAGTGAGACCTCAGCCACAACAAAGCCAATATCAGTTTCCTAGGCCCAATGCATAG